Proteins encoded within one genomic window of Panacibacter microcysteis:
- a CDS encoding ABC transporter permease codes for MFRNYFKTAVRNLWRNRQFSIINVAGLTLGLAVFLFIMQYVAAEWSANRYNKNYDVLYRVNYHHKAGPVDYYNAPGLAPLAKRQIPEIDNYVRIADGIAAGVVTYTAQDNKDNKVFREPNMMYVDGSFLDVFSFPLIAGSTSLWEPNSIALSEEMNSKLFGTTRSIGKTVTISNQFGNTLYTVKAVYSNPQESDIKSEALLSLQTLESAANRDGNDWADPNGVQSSFTNIYIKLKSGADPAKVERSITAFVNSADAQTKGDDIVLQPFSALHLAPSLDYPYQTFGNLLMVLVFAGVSLLILVIAWVNYINLSTAQALNRAKEVGVRKVLGASRKQLVFQYLAETFILTLISAVIAICLVSIFQQPYNDFVGKSLSLSVLNNTWFWLGGIALIVAGTLLAGSYVAFTLTSYKPINTIRGKVEKVNNGLSLRKGLVIFQFTVSIIFIISTAILYKQLRYMQTEKLGMNLDQLLVIQGPTVSSEDQAEKNVSFKNALSQLSFVKKQSASNNVPGIGYNFSTEGITRLNNPQKDDEKKSYSMFICDQNFFDTWGIGFLQGRTFKKEEAERSWNNVKSVIINEKAAQQFGFDTKQNIIGQKINWGEPYEIVGVVKDYHHLSLREPIRPTIYLGSVSYSFFTVQTDERNMQSKIETIKQLYNSTFPGNPFEYFFADDKYDQQYFAEQKLGNVFITAAVIAIFIACLGLFGLAAFSARQRVKEIGIRKVLGASVTNIAALLSKDFIKLVMVAIIVASPLAWWAMSKWLQDFAYRTAIDWWIFLVAGIIAIAIALLTVSLQAVKAAMSNPIKNLRTE; via the coding sequence ATGTTTAGAAACTATTTTAAAACTGCTGTACGAAATCTCTGGCGCAACAGGCAGTTTTCTATCATCAATGTTGCAGGGCTAACGCTGGGCCTCGCTGTTTTTCTTTTTATAATGCAATATGTGGCAGCAGAGTGGAGCGCCAACAGGTACAACAAAAATTACGATGTTTTATACAGGGTAAATTACCATCATAAAGCAGGCCCGGTAGATTACTACAACGCACCAGGTCTTGCACCGCTGGCAAAAAGGCAAATACCCGAAATTGATAATTATGTAAGGATTGCAGATGGTATAGCTGCCGGTGTTGTTACTTACACTGCGCAGGATAACAAAGACAATAAGGTATTCAGGGAGCCTAATATGATGTACGTGGATGGAAGTTTCCTGGATGTGTTCTCATTTCCGCTTATTGCAGGCAGTACATCTTTATGGGAACCAAACAGTATAGCACTGAGCGAAGAAATGAACAGTAAACTGTTTGGTACAACACGGAGTATTGGCAAAACTGTAACCATAAGCAACCAGTTTGGTAATACACTGTATACAGTAAAAGCTGTATATAGCAACCCGCAGGAAAGTGATATAAAATCTGAAGCCCTGCTTTCATTACAAACACTTGAGAGCGCCGCCAATCGTGATGGTAATGACTGGGCAGACCCTAACGGCGTTCAATCTTCCTTTACCAACATCTACATTAAACTGAAAAGCGGCGCAGACCCCGCTAAAGTGGAACGGAGTATTACAGCGTTTGTAAACAGTGCCGATGCGCAAACAAAAGGCGATGACATTGTTTTACAGCCATTCAGTGCATTGCATCTTGCTCCTTCACTGGATTATCCTTATCAAACTTTTGGTAACCTTTTAATGGTGCTTGTTTTTGCCGGTGTAAGCTTACTGATACTGGTAATTGCGTGGGTTAACTACATTAACCTGTCTACAGCCCAGGCGCTTAACCGCGCCAAAGAAGTAGGTGTAAGAAAAGTGCTGGGTGCAAGCCGCAAACAACTGGTATTTCAATACCTCGCAGAAACATTTATTCTTACATTGATCAGTGCTGTAATTGCTATATGCCTGGTGAGTATTTTTCAACAGCCCTACAACGATTTTGTAGGAAAATCTTTAAGCCTGTCGGTGCTGAACAATACATGGTTTTGGCTGGGAGGTATTGCGCTCATTGTAGCTGGTACGCTATTGGCCGGCAGCTACGTTGCGTTTACATTAACATCCTATAAACCGATCAACACTATACGTGGTAAGGTGGAAAAGGTGAACAACGGGTTATCATTACGCAAAGGCCTGGTAATTTTCCAGTTTACTGTATCGATCATATTCATCATTTCTACTGCTATCCTTTACAAACAACTGCGGTATATGCAAACAGAAAAACTGGGAATGAACCTTGACCAGTTATTGGTGATACAGGGGCCCACCGTTTCCAGCGAGGACCAGGCAGAAAAAAATGTATCGTTCAAAAATGCATTGTCGCAATTGTCTTTTGTAAAAAAACAGTCAGCCAGCAACAATGTGCCCGGCATAGGTTATAATTTTTCGACAGAAGGTATAACAAGGCTGAATAATCCGCAGAAAGACGACGAAAAAAAATCTTACTCCATGTTTATCTGCGACCAGAATTTTTTTGATACCTGGGGCATCGGGTTTTTGCAGGGAAGAACTTTTAAGAAAGAAGAGGCGGAGCGTAGCTGGAACAATGTAAAGAGTGTAATCATAAATGAAAAAGCCGCACAGCAGTTTGGTTTTGATACAAAGCAAAACATCATTGGCCAGAAAATAAACTGGGGCGAGCCCTACGAAATTGTAGGAGTGGTAAAAGACTATCACCATCTTTCACTGAGAGAACCCATCCGGCCAACGATCTACCTGGGGTCCGTCTCGTATAGTTTCTTTACCGTACAAACAGACGAAAGAAATATGCAGTCGAAGATTGAAACAATCAAACAGCTTTATAACAGTACATTTCCGGGTAATCCATTTGAATACTTTTTTGCAGATGATAAATATGACCAGCAATATTTTGCTGAGCAAAAGCTGGGAAATGTATTTATTACAGCGGCAGTTATTGCCATCTTCATTGCCTGTCTTGGATTGTTCGGTCTTGCTGCGTTTTCTGCGCGTCAGCGTGTAAAAGAGATCGGTATAAGAAAGGTGCTGGGTGCCAGTGTAACCAACATTGCCGCTTTACTTTCCAAAGATTTTATCAAACTGGTTATGGTGGCCATTATTGTTGCTTCTCCGCTTGCATGGTGGGCCATGAGCAAATGGCTGCAGGATTTTGCTTACCGCACTGCCATAGACTGGTGGATATTCCTCGTTGCAGGCATCATCGCAATAGCTATTGCGTTGCTTACCGTAAGCCTGCAGGCGGTAAAGGCTGCCATGAGCAATCCCATAAAAAATCTACGCACCGAATGA
- a CDS encoding DUF1801 domain-containing protein translates to MQSNATTVDAYVSEIPEDRRQAIEALRKTIKKRLPKGFKETMSYGMIGYVVPHELYPAGYHCNTKDPLPFMNIASQKNFIAIYHMGMYASPALLNWFTDEYGKRVKGKLDMGKSCVRFKKPELIPVDLIGELAAKMTVQEWIDMYEKNYKK, encoded by the coding sequence ATGCAATCAAACGCAACAACTGTTGATGCATACGTATCAGAAATACCCGAAGACCGCAGGCAGGCCATAGAAGCACTGCGCAAAACCATAAAAAAGCGCCTGCCAAAAGGTTTTAAAGAAACCATGAGTTACGGTATGATCGGTTATGTTGTTCCGCACGAACTTTACCCGGCGGGCTACCATTGCAATACAAAAGATCCTTTACCTTTTATGAATATTGCTTCCCAGAAAAACTTTATCGCTATTTACCATATGGGCATGTATGCGAGCCCCGCACTGCTGAACTGGTTTACCGATGAATATGGAAAACGTGTAAAAGGAAAACTGGATATGGGCAAAAGCTGTGTGCGGTTTAAAAAACCTGAACTTATTCCTGTTGATCTTATTGGTGAGCTGGCTGCAAAAATGACCGTGCAGGAATGGATAGACATGTACGAAAAGAATTATAAAAAGTAG
- a CDS encoding ABC transporter permease produces MFTSFVKIAWRNLTRHKAFSFINITGLALGITCSLLIMLWVQDEKNVDAFHANGSRIYQVYERNFYDGKVDAGYNTQGLLAEELKRVVPGIQYASGLESASPPGTGNTFDAGKEIGKAAGFFAGPDFFTMFSYHLLAGNKATALTEPASVAISKTMAEHYFGDAQQAIGNTIRFDNKEDLKVTAVFEDVPANSSVRFEFLRAWTDFVKQNEWVNNWGNTDPVTYVQLRKDAGAAAVETTIKDFIYRYTEKNSNWRVELALQPYTEKYLHATFQNGYIAGGRIAYVNVFTYVAIFILLIACINFMNLATARSVRRAKEVGLRKVVGANKSTLVLQFTGEALLLTAFAMLLALVSAALLLPAFNALTGKALALPVSEPLFWAAILVMLVVTGVVAGSYPALFLSSLKPVKVLKGSLKFSNGAVLFRKGLVVFQFTLSIMLIVGMMVIYRQMNYIQSKNIGYDRENLVYIPIEGDLIKNYSVFKQQVLQLPGVADVSKMRNSPTVIEHHTGSIDWQGKEPNVTISFADAVVGYNFTKTMKLQMAAGRDFSPVFGADSTSYILNETAVEKMGLQNPVGHKVSWGGRAGTVIGVLKDFHFSSMHQTIEPLIVRLDDNWPWGTILVRTKAGNIKETMAGLEKICKEVNPKFPFTYQFSDIAFAGLYNSEIMVSKLSDYFAILAVIISCLGLFGLATFTAAQRTREIGIRKVIGASVANIIALLSGSFLKLIVVAICIAFPLSWYVMNNWLQGFAYKISLDWQIFAGAAFATIAVALVTVSYQSIKAAVGNPVKSLKTE; encoded by the coding sequence ATGTTTACCAGCTTTGTAAAAATTGCGTGGCGTAATCTTACACGCCATAAGGCATTTTCCTTTATCAATATTACAGGACTTGCACTGGGTATAACCTGCAGTTTACTCATCATGCTTTGGGTGCAGGATGAAAAAAATGTTGATGCATTTCATGCAAACGGCAGCCGTATATACCAGGTGTATGAACGAAATTTCTATGATGGAAAAGTGGATGCAGGCTACAATACACAGGGGTTGCTGGCAGAAGAGCTGAAACGCGTGGTACCCGGTATTCAATATGCCAGCGGCCTGGAATCTGCATCGCCACCAGGCACCGGTAATACCTTTGATGCGGGGAAAGAGATTGGTAAAGCTGCCGGTTTTTTTGCAGGGCCCGACTTCTTTACCATGTTTAGCTACCATTTGCTGGCAGGCAATAAAGCAACTGCATTAACAGAACCAGCCTCGGTTGCAATTTCTAAAACAATGGCGGAACATTATTTTGGCGATGCGCAACAGGCGATTGGCAATACCATCCGTTTCGATAACAAAGAAGACTTAAAAGTAACTGCAGTGTTTGAAGATGTGCCTGCCAACTCATCTGTAAGGTTTGAGTTTTTACGCGCCTGGACAGACTTCGTCAAACAAAATGAATGGGTAAACAACTGGGGCAATACAGATCCTGTAACTTATGTACAACTGCGTAAAGATGCCGGTGCAGCAGCAGTTGAAACAACGATCAAAGATTTTATTTACCGCTATACAGAAAAGAACAGCAACTGGCGTGTAGAGCTTGCGCTGCAACCATACACCGAAAAATACCTGCATGCCACCTTCCAAAATGGATATATAGCCGGTGGCCGTATAGCATATGTAAATGTATTTACGTATGTAGCCATTTTTATTCTGCTTATCGCTTGTATCAACTTTATGAACCTTGCAACGGCCCGTTCTGTCAGGCGTGCAAAAGAAGTAGGTTTACGCAAAGTGGTTGGTGCAAACAAAAGCACGCTCGTGCTGCAGTTTACCGGCGAAGCATTGCTGCTTACAGCGTTTGCCATGTTGCTGGCACTTGTATCTGCAGCGCTGTTGTTACCTGCGTTCAATGCACTTACGGGAAAAGCGCTTGCATTGCCCGTATCAGAACCGTTGTTCTGGGCAGCCATACTGGTAATGCTTGTGGTAACAGGTGTTGTTGCGGGCAGCTATCCTGCCTTGTTCCTCTCGTCGTTAAAGCCTGTAAAAGTTTTAAAGGGTTCACTGAAGTTTAGCAATGGCGCAGTACTATTTCGCAAAGGGCTGGTGGTGTTCCAGTTCACGCTCTCCATTATGCTTATCGTTGGCATGATGGTTATTTACCGGCAAATGAATTATATACAGTCAAAGAATATTGGTTACGACAGGGAAAACCTCGTGTACATCCCCATAGAAGGCGACCTTATCAAAAATTACAGCGTATTCAAACAACAGGTACTGCAACTGCCTGGCGTGGCAGATGTTTCTAAAATGCGCAATTCGCCAACAGTTATAGAACACCATACCGGAAGCATAGACTGGCAGGGTAAAGAACCGAATGTAACCATTTCATTTGCTGATGCGGTGGTGGGCTACAATTTTACCAAAACAATGAAACTGCAAATGGCTGCGGGCCGCGATTTTTCGCCCGTCTTTGGTGCAGACTCCACCAGCTATATTTTAAACGAAACGGCTGTTGAAAAAATGGGCCTGCAAAATCCTGTGGGGCACAAAGTTTCCTGGGGCGGGAGAGCGGGTACGGTAATCGGTGTGCTTAAAGATTTTCATTTCAGCAGCATGCATCAAACCATTGAGCCGCTTATTGTAAGGCTCGATGATAACTGGCCCTGGGGTACGATCCTTGTCCGCACAAAAGCCGGCAACATCAAAGAAACCATGGCAGGCCTGGAGAAAATATGTAAAGAAGTCAATCCAAAGTTTCCGTTTACTTACCAGTTTTCAGATATTGCATTTGCCGGTCTTTACAACAGCGAAATAATGGTTAGTAAATTATCTGATTACTTTGCCATACTTGCTGTCATCATCTCATGTCTTGGCCTGTTTGGCCTGGCCACGTTTACCGCAGCGCAACGCACCAGAGAAATTGGTATAAGAAAAGTCATCGGCGCATCTGTTGCAAACATCATCGCCCTGTTATCAGGTTCTTTCTTAAAACTCATTGTTGTAGCTATTTGCATCGCGTTTCCGCTATCTTGGTATGTAATGAATAACTGGCTGCAGGGCTTTGCTTATAAAATTTCACTCGACTGGCAAATCTTTGCCGGCGCTGCATTTGCAACGATTGCAGTGGCGCTTGTTACGGTGAGTTACCAGAGTATAAAAGCCGCAGTGGGCAACCCCGTAAAGAGCCTGAAAACGGAATGA
- a CDS encoding head GIN domain-containing protein, with translation MYKIKCSLAAMLLFVVSTLSAQKVYNVEAFDKVIVSPHIQTTFVESNTESVTVENSKVDENKIHVEVNGKTLRVYLDGAKDYTKNEKNYDKGYEEKNPLYRGTVLIVKISYKTLTDLSLRGEEKHICESPLKGESFDLKIYGESDVTLNSVDFKEMNTTIYGESNLRIKNGAIADQKYTAYGEGVVNSLDVKGTTAKVVAYGEAEFSLNVKDRIKVTAFGEAAVHYKGSPVIDKGLHFGDLVINRID, from the coding sequence ATGTACAAAATAAAATGTTCGCTTGCTGCCATGCTGTTGTTTGTGGTTAGCACCTTGTCTGCGCAAAAAGTTTATAACGTGGAAGCTTTCGATAAAGTAATCGTGAGCCCGCATATACAAACAACATTCGTGGAAAGCAATACAGAGTCTGTAACGGTTGAAAACAGCAAAGTAGACGAAAACAAAATACACGTGGAAGTAAACGGAAAAACATTGCGTGTTTACCTCGACGGCGCCAAAGATTATACAAAGAATGAAAAGAACTACGACAAGGGTTATGAAGAAAAAAATCCTTTATACCGCGGCACCGTTTTGATCGTAAAGATCTCTTACAAAACACTTACTGATCTTTCATTGCGCGGGGAAGAGAAGCATATTTGTGAAAGTCCGTTAAAAGGTGAAAGCTTCGACCTGAAGATCTATGGAGAAAGCGATGTTACTTTGAACAGTGTGGATTTTAAAGAAATGAATACAACGATCTACGGGGAAAGTAACCTGCGTATAAAAAACGGAGCAATTGCCGACCAAAAATATACAGCCTATGGAGAAGGAGTTGTAAACAGCCTCGACGTAAAAGGCACAACTGCAAAAGTGGTTGCATATGGAGAAGCTGAATTTTCATTGAATGTAAAAGACCGTATAAAAGTTACCGCATTTGGTGAGGCCGCTGTTCATTATAAAGGAAGCCCTGTAATAGATAAAGGTTTGCACTTTGGCGATCTTGTGATCAACAGGATAGACTGA
- a CDS encoding ABC transporter permease has protein sequence MLRSYFKIAWRNMMRHKAYAAINVLGLAIGIAACLLILQYVSFELSYENFQVNKDRVYRVQQDRYDNGKLSTQWAAGAFAVGNSFKDAIPEIEDYVKVVGTGRVTTEIANQPIKIEKVFFATNSFFSVFTYPLLGGNKAKVLDEPFTAALSETTAKKIFGTTNVVGKPLAINRNSNFTITAVYKDAPANTQLKPDLLLSYATFKKLNTDSSGNGPETAWMWDGCLTYLLLKPTADPAVVEKKFVPVVDKFTAQDMKNYNAGVIYHLQSLKDIHLYSHYMMEPGETGDGKTVYLLLGIAFFIVIIAWVNYINLATARAITRAREVGVRKAIGSQRKQLVLQFLSESALLNGLALLLAVIIVLVAIPGFNNISGQQLSFTLFAKADFWLGLVTLFTIGVFFSGLYPAFVLSGFKPIDVLKGKLGTTRQGALLRKSLVVFQFAASLFLLIGTVTVYQQIQYMRKQSLGLNIAQTLVVPSPVVGIDSTFLQKITAFKQELQKQSAIKNITVSTSIPGEAVGWNAGGIKLIEQDESKQKQYRVIGVDYDYMGTYGLKMIAGRAFSKDFGSDKNSVIFNRKGVEQLGFNNPQDAVGKKIDFWGDQYTIEGVAENFHQQSLREAYEPLILRLMPDVNGYISVKTTAANAAQTINGVKAEWAKFFPGNTFEYFFLDDHFDAQYKADQRFGQVFTLFTSLAILVACLGLFGLASFTTLQRTKEIGIRKVLGASVSTILRLLFKEFALLLLIAFVIAVPVAWLSTSKWLQDYAFRIDIHWSFFVLPFVVIIAIALLTVSFQSIKAALANPVKSLRTE, from the coding sequence ATGCTTAGAAGCTATTTTAAAATTGCATGGCGCAATATGATGCGTCACAAGGCTTATGCGGCGATCAATGTTCTGGGGCTTGCAATCGGTATTGCTGCATGCTTACTAATTCTGCAATACGTGTCTTTTGAGCTGAGTTACGAAAATTTCCAGGTAAACAAGGACCGCGTCTATCGCGTGCAGCAGGACAGGTACGATAATGGCAAACTGAGTACACAATGGGCTGCAGGTGCTTTTGCAGTTGGTAATTCGTTTAAAGATGCCATACCCGAAATTGAAGATTATGTAAAGGTGGTAGGCACCGGCCGGGTAACAACGGAGATTGCCAACCAACCGATAAAAATTGAAAAGGTTTTCTTTGCCACCAATTCATTTTTCAGTGTGTTTACTTATCCGTTGCTGGGGGGCAATAAAGCCAAAGTATTGGACGAACCTTTTACTGCGGCTTTATCAGAAACAACCGCTAAAAAGATATTTGGCACAACGAATGTAGTAGGCAAACCACTGGCCATTAACCGCAACAGCAACTTTACCATTACTGCAGTGTATAAAGATGCGCCTGCCAATACACAACTGAAGCCGGATCTGCTGCTGTCTTACGCCACGTTCAAAAAACTGAACACAGATTCTTCCGGCAACGGCCCCGAAACGGCCTGGATGTGGGACGGTTGTCTTACTTACTTACTATTAAAACCAACAGCAGATCCTGCTGTTGTAGAGAAAAAATTTGTACCTGTGGTAGATAAGTTTACTGCGCAGGACATGAAGAATTATAACGCAGGTGTAATCTATCATTTGCAGTCATTAAAAGATATTCACCTCTATTCCCACTATATGATGGAGCCCGGCGAAACCGGTGATGGCAAAACGGTGTACCTGTTGCTGGGCATTGCTTTCTTTATCGTCATTATTGCATGGGTAAATTATATAAACCTGGCAACTGCCCGTGCCATCACGAGGGCAAGGGAAGTTGGTGTACGTAAAGCAATCGGCTCGCAAAGAAAGCAACTGGTGCTGCAATTTCTTTCAGAGTCTGCATTACTCAATGGTTTGGCATTGTTACTGGCAGTTATTATTGTTTTAGTTGCCATTCCGGGCTTCAACAATATTTCAGGCCAGCAGCTGTCATTCACGCTTTTTGCAAAAGCCGATTTCTGGCTTGGCCTTGTTACGCTGTTTACGATCGGCGTGTTTTTCTCAGGTCTTTACCCGGCATTTGTACTATCCGGCTTTAAACCTATTGATGTATTAAAAGGTAAACTCGGTACCACCAGGCAGGGCGCATTGCTCAGGAAATCGCTTGTTGTTTTCCAGTTTGCTGCATCGTTGTTTTTGTTGATTGGTACTGTTACAGTATACCAGCAAATTCAATACATGCGTAAACAATCGCTTGGTTTAAACATCGCACAAACCCTTGTTGTTCCGTCGCCTGTTGTTGGTATAGACTCTACGTTCCTGCAAAAAATAACGGCCTTTAAACAGGAACTGCAAAAGCAATCAGCAATAAAGAACATTACCGTTTCAACCAGTATACCGGGTGAGGCCGTTGGCTGGAATGCAGGTGGTATAAAGCTTATAGAACAGGATGAATCTAAACAGAAACAGTACCGTGTAATTGGTGTTGACTACGATTATATGGGCACATATGGTTTAAAAATGATCGCCGGCCGCGCATTTTCAAAAGATTTTGGTTCAGATAAAAACTCCGTGATCTTTAACCGCAAAGGCGTGGAACAACTTGGTTTCAATAACCCGCAGGATGCTGTTGGTAAGAAGATTGATTTCTGGGGCGATCAATATACAATAGAAGGTGTTGCCGAAAACTTCCACCAGCAATCGTTGCGCGAAGCGTATGAGCCATTGATACTGCGTTTAATGCCCGATGTAAACGGGTACATCTCTGTTAAAACAACTGCTGCCAACGCAGCACAAACCATCAATGGTGTAAAAGCAGAGTGGGCAAAATTCTTTCCGGGCAATACATTCGAATATTTTTTCCTCGACGATCATTTTGATGCGCAATACAAGGCTGATCAGCGTTTTGGCCAGGTATTCACCTTGTTCACCAGCCTTGCCATACTCGTGGCATGCCTTGGTTTATTCGGGCTTGCATCGTTTACAACCCTGCAACGCACCAAAGAAATCGGCATCAGAAAAGTATTGGGTGCATCCGTAAGTACCATCCTGCGATTGCTGTTTAAAGAGTTTGCGTTGTTGCTGCTGATTGCTTTTGTGATCGCTGTACCGGTTGCATGGCTGTCAACCAGCAAATGGCTGCAGGATTATGCGTTTCGTATAGACATACATTGGTCATTCTTCGTGTTGCCTTTTGTGGTCATTATTGCCATTGCATTGTTAACCGTAAGTTTCCAGTCTATAAAGGCAGCACTTGCCAACCCGGTAAAGAGTTTGAGAACGGAGTAG
- a CDS encoding ABC transporter permease produces the protein MIKNYFIIAWRNLVKNKVYSFINILGLAAGMAVVILIGLWIWDEITFDKYHASHDRVAQVMTTYTDDHGKKSTGEATAMPLAPELRSKFGGDFKNVSMTSWNFGHIIAVGEKKISANGMWAEQPFPSMLSLKMEKGNINALDDPSSILINASTAVALFGNTDAIGKTVKIDNKLDFKVAGVFEDLPRNTTLREAKLFIPWKKYLETEEWLKNAQTQWNNHSFQTFVELAPNADVEKVTAKIKDASMKHKNAATEGVEELVLQPMNNWHLYSEFKDGVAAGGRIQFVWLFAIIGIFVLLLACINFMNLSTARSEKRAKEVGIRKAVGSLRQQLVGQFLSESILVALCAFVLSIILVLLMMPLFNRMADKEMSLPWSTGVFWFIAIAFTVITGLIAGSYPAFFLSRFEPIKVLKGTFRVGRFASLPRKVLVVIQFTFSIALIIGTIIVFKQIEFARNRPVGYNREGLLTISMTTPDLYGHYDAIRQDLLGTGVVTNMAESSSPTTGVWANQIGFNWQGKDPATLPSFGTIAVTEDFGKTIGWKLKEGRDFSRDFSDSLSIIINESAAKLINMKGGVLNKIVQQDDANYTVVGIIQDMVMESPYTPIKPTIFFYSRNWVNVITVKIKPGAPLQTALGKIETVFKKYNPGAPFDFKFTDQEYAEKFSDEQRIGNLATFFTVLAIFISCLGLFGLAAFVAEQRTKEIGVRKVLGASVFNLWQMLSKDFAWLVVISCFIAVPLAWYYLSGWLEQYEYKTDISWWVFVLACAGAMLVTIITVSFQSIRAALSNPVKSLRTE, from the coding sequence ATGATAAAGAATTATTTTATAATCGCATGGCGAAACCTGGTAAAGAATAAGGTGTATTCTTTTATAAATATACTTGGTCTTGCTGCCGGTATGGCTGTGGTTATACTGATAGGTCTTTGGATATGGGATGAAATAACTTTTGATAAATACCATGCCAGTCACGACCGTGTTGCACAGGTAATGACAACGTATACAGACGACCATGGTAAAAAAAGTACCGGCGAAGCTACAGCCATGCCACTGGCACCTGAACTGCGCAGTAAGTTTGGCGGAGATTTTAAAAATGTGTCCATGACTTCATGGAACTTCGGCCACATCATTGCCGTAGGAGAGAAGAAAATCTCGGCCAATGGTATGTGGGCAGAGCAGCCGTTTCCTTCCATGCTATCACTGAAAATGGAGAAAGGCAATATCAATGCACTGGACGATCCTTCTTCTATTTTGATCAACGCATCAACCGCTGTTGCATTATTTGGCAATACAGATGCGATTGGTAAAACAGTGAAAATCGATAACAAACTGGACTTTAAAGTGGCCGGTGTGTTTGAAGATCTGCCACGCAATACCACGCTGCGTGAGGCCAAACTTTTTATACCATGGAAAAAATACCTCGAGACAGAGGAGTGGTTAAAAAATGCCCAGACGCAGTGGAACAACCATTCTTTTCAAACCTTTGTAGAGCTGGCGCCAAATGCAGATGTGGAAAAGGTTACCGCTAAAATAAAAGATGCTTCCATGAAGCATAAGAATGCTGCTACAGAAGGCGTGGAAGAGCTTGTTTTACAACCCATGAACAACTGGCACCTGTATAGTGAATTTAAGGATGGTGTGGCTGCCGGCGGGCGTATTCAGTTTGTGTGGTTGTTTGCCATCATAGGCATTTTTGTGTTACTGCTGGCCTGCATCAATTTTATGAACCTTAGTACTGCACGCAGCGAAAAACGTGCAAAAGAAGTAGGTATACGTAAAGCGGTAGGCTCATTAAGGCAACAACTGGTAGGCCAGTTTTTAAGTGAGTCAATACTTGTTGCATTGTGTGCTTTTGTGTTATCAATAATATTAGTGTTGTTGATGATGCCACTATTTAACCGCATGGCCGATAAGGAAATGTCGCTTCCGTGGTCTACCGGTGTATTTTGGTTTATTGCTATTGCATTTACCGTAATAACCGGTTTAATTGCGGGTAGCTATCCGGCATTTTTTCTTTCGCGTTTTGAACCCATCAAAGTATTAAAAGGTACATTTCGTGTGGGGCGCTTCGCATCATTACCACGCAAGGTACTGGTGGTTATACAATTTACTTTTTCCATTGCTTTAATTATAGGTACCATCATTGTTTTTAAACAAATTGAGTTTGCCAGGAACAGACCCGTAGGCTACAACCGCGAAGGTTTACTTACGATAAGTATGACCACGCCAGACCTTTATGGCCATTATGATGCAATAAGGCAGGATCTGCTTGGTACGGGCGTTGTAACCAATATGGCCGAATCTTCCAGCCCTACAACAGGTGTGTGGGCTAACCAGATTGGCTTTAACTGGCAGGGTAAAGATCCGGCAACATTGCCTTCATTTGGCACTATAGCGGTTACAGAAGATTTTGGTAAAACGATTGGCTGGAAACTTAAAGAAGGCAGGGATTTTTCAAGAGACTTTTCTGATAGTCTCAGCATAATCATTAACGAGTCTGCTGCAAAGCTGATCAATATGAAAGGCGGTGTGTTAAATAAAATTGTGCAGCAGGACGACGCTAACTATACCGTGGTGGGCATTATACAGGATATGGTAATGGAATCGCCATACACCCCTATAAAACCCACAATATTTTTTTACAGCCGCAACTGGGTAAACGTTATAACCGTAAAGATAAAACCCGGCGCTCCTTTGCAAACAGCTTTAGGCAAAATTGAGACGGTGTTCAAAAAATACAATCCCGGTGCGCCATTCGATTTTAAGTTTACTGACCAGGAATATGCAGAGAAATTTTCAGATGAGCAGCGCATAGGCAATCTCGCTACTTTCTTCACTGTTCTTGCCATATTTATTTCCTGTCTTGGATTGTTTGGCCTGGCTGCCTTTGTTGCAGAACAGCGTACCAAAGAAATTGGTGTACGCAAAGTACTGGGCGCATCTGTGTTTAACCTGTGGCAGATGCTCTCTAAAGATTTTGCATGGCTTGTAGTTATCTCCTGTTTTATTGCCGTGCCGCTTGCCTGGTATTATCTCAGCGGCTGGCTGGAGCAGTATGAGTACAAGACAGACATATCATGGTGGGTGTTTGTGCTGGCTTGTGCAGGTGCTATGCTTGTAACAATTATTACGGTAAGTTTTCAATCGATCAGGGCAGCGCTCTCTAATCCCGTAAAAAGTTTGCGGACAGAGTAA